Proteins found in one Pirellulales bacterium genomic segment:
- the cas2 gene encoding CRISPR-associated endonuclease Cas2 — protein MYVLVTYDVSTTTAEGRRRLRRVAKTCLDFGQRVQNSVFELKVDPAQWASCRSQLIDLIDFQTDSLRFYFLGSNWQRRVEHAGAKPGYDIEGPLIT, from the coding sequence ATGTATGTCCTGGTCACGTACGATGTGAGCACGACCACTGCCGAAGGGCGGCGACGCCTGCGACGCGTTGCCAAAACGTGCCTCGACTTCGGTCAGCGCGTGCAGAACTCCGTTTTCGAGCTCAAGGTTGATCCCGCCCAATGGGCAAGCTGTCGATCGCAATTGATCGACCTGATCGACTTTCAAACCGACAGCCTGCGGTTTTACTTCTTGGGATCCAACTGGCAGCGGCGAGTCGAACACGCAGGGGCAAAACCAGGCTATGACATCGAAGGCCCCCTGATCACGTGA